The DNA window GCCCCGGAGCGCACGCCCGCGGCCCACATGCGAGGCGGGTGGTCGCGGTGACGGGCTTTGCTGTCGGCGACGTGATCCGTGTGGCGGAACCCCATTACGCGTACGGCGCGGGCACGCTCACGATGCACGTCGCGGAGGTCGTCAGTCGCGGCCCGCGCGACGGGGCGGTTTGGGCGGAGTTGAGGGGGCGTGACGTCCGTCCAGACGGCAGCCTCGCCCCCTGCGAGCGTTTCGCGTCGGTACGCGTGGACAAAGTCGCCGTAGTCCGGGTGCCGGTCCGATGACCGCCCGCCCGCACCGACCCGGCCGTCCTCACTGGCGTTGTACGGCGTGCGGCGCCCCGTGGCCGTGCTCTCCGGCGCGGCTCGACCTCCTCGCGGAGTACGGGCGTGACCGGGTCGCGCTCTGCGTGTACCTGGTAACCCGTGCCGAGGACGCGCGGCAGGACTTCGAGCGGTTGGGCCTGACGCCTGATCCCGCGCTGCTCACGCGCTTCACGGCGTGGGCGCGGAGCAGGGAAAGTGTTACCAAAGCGTGATCCGAGAAAGGCGCGATTTTTGAACACTTGGCGGGTGCTGGCCCATACGGAGGCGACGACATTTTTGCGCCGATTATGGGCCAGTCGCCGGCCCATACGGAGGCAGGTGCTCCCGCCTTAGCGGTTGAGCAACGCCGGAGTGCGGTAGCCCTCGTCGCGGGTGCCGCTACCGCCTCCGGCGCACTCTCTTAGCTAGCCCTCGCCAGGGTTCCCGGCTCAACCCTGGCGAGGGCTTTTTGCTGGGCCGTTAACCGTGACTCACGAAGGGAGGGCCGCCCGTGTCCTGTTCCGAGTGCCCCGCGCTGTTGACCGTGACCCCCGGGGCTCCCCAGCGCCGGACATGCTCCGACGCGTGCCGTCAGCGGCGCTCCCGGCGCCTCCGCGCGGAGGCGGCAACCGCCTTCCGCGCCCAGGCCGCCGACCTCCTACGCCGGCAGACGCGCGCCGTCATCGCTGGCGACGCCGCGGAGCTACGCCGGGTCGAGGCGGACGCCGCGAGGCTGTTCGCCGCGTGACCACGCCGGGCGGCGGCGCCGGGGTGAGTGTATGAGTTGTGAAACGTGGTGAAGGAACGTCACTTCTATATTCTCTCTCTAGTTTCTTCTCCTCCTCCAATGAAGAGAAATATAGAAGTGACGAAACAATCCCCTGTTTCACAACTCATACACCTCGCCTAGACCGGGCGCCGCCCGCGTCCCGAAGTTCCTCCCCGTGCGGGTGAACACCTCGCGCCACGCTGGCCCATACGGCGGTTGTCAGTCACAGAGCGCGGAGGTTCGACATGGATTCCGAACCGTCATCACGCCCGACCGCGGCCCGCGGACGGCGCCGACCCAAGGGGACTACTGCGATGGACGAGCCTGCCTCATCATCACCCGCCCGCGGCGCTGCCGCGCCGTCACCGGCCGACCGGGTTACCGCCGCCGCGCTGAGGTTCTACGCGGGCGGTCCGTACGTCGACATCGGCATGCCGTGCGCGGTGCTGGGCCGCGAGGTATGGCGGCTAAGGGCGCGGGAGGTTGGCGAGATGCTTGCCAGCCTCTTCGGCCAGCGATACCGCCGCGTAGACGAAGGCGAAGACCGGGCGCTAGTCGTCAAGCTGCGCACGGACGACGCTTCCGCGTGCGACCACACACCGCGGGCGGCTCTCTGCGCTGGCATCGCGGCGGTACTCCTGCGCCTACCCGACCCGCCGCCGGGCTCGCGTTCGGCGCTCTCCCGTGCTGTCATCGACGTCCGGGCGATTGCCGCTCACGGCGGCGGGGACGCGTGGACGCGGGAGGTAGCGACCTACCTCGCGCGCGGCTTGCCTCCCCTGGCGGACCTCGACCCGGCGCCCCGGGTTATCCGGTCGGGCACCTCACCCGTGCCGGTGTCCGACGAGGAGCGCGCGGAACGCCGTCGAGCCGCGCTCGCCAACCACCGCGACCGGCTCGCCGCCGCGGCACGTCCGGCCCTCGTCGAAGTCGTCGAGTGGGTCGACGAATGGCGGTCGAGCGTCCCACCCGCCGCGTACCCGATCGCCGACGTACACGCGGCCTACCGGGCGGCTAAACCGTCGTCGCCCGTCGGTCGCACCACGTTCCACAGACACGCAAGCGCGGTGCTCCGGCGCCGTCGCCGGGCCAGTGGCCCGGTTTACCTCGTCGCAGCCCAGGAGGCCGGACGAATGAACGCCACCCAACGCCGGGAACTCGCGTCACTCATCGTCGACAAGCTAGCCGCGGAGTGGTCGGAGCTTGCCCTTGACGGGCTCGCCGACCTTGTCGCGGAACACCTCGACGCCCGCACCACCACCGCACCACCCGCCCCCACCCGCACCGCGGGCGGCAACGTCGTCGATTTCACCCGTCGGCGCCGCGTTGCCTGACCCGCCCCCAACCACGAGAGCCCCGGCGCCCCGCCCCGCGTCGGGGCTCTCGTGTATCTGCCGACGAGAGGAACCCCCATGCGCCGCCGCCGTTCGAAGTCCCGCGCCGCCGCTCGCGTCGAGGGCTACCCGACTCCGCCAGTGAACCGCGCCCAGGTCGACGCGATGGCGCCCGTTCTCGTGCCGTTCCGAAGCACGTTGAACGGCGTCACCGTCTACCGCCTCGCGCCGGGGCATCGTGCGTAACCCGCGATCCCGCCCTCATCCCTAGCCACTGAGCCACCCAAAGGAGCCACCATGACTGACTTCGACCCTGCCGCCGTCGCCGCGGAGATGCACTCCGGCGGTTCGTCCGGCGCCGGGTACCTGCCTGGCGAGTTCCCAGAGCCGGCACGCCCGTTGATGCCGCCCGCGGGCGCCGACCTACCGGCCGCCGTCGCCGCGTCGCTGAAGGAGTACACCGACGCTCACACGGCGTGGGAGCGCGCGTGCGACGCGGTTTCGGAATACCAGGAAACCGCCCGCATCTCTCGCGTCCGGCGTGAGGACGCGATCCGCGCCGCCGGTCAAGCCGTCGCCCAGGGTAAGCCGCGCCCGAAGATTCCGGCGGAGGTGAGCGAGGCGGACGAGGCGACCGAAGTGAAGATCCTCGCCGCCGTCGTTGCTGACCGGCGCATGTCGGCCAACCGCGCCTCCCGCGCGCTGTCTGACGCCGTGATTGCCCACGCCCCGGAGTTTGTCGCCCCGCTGACGGCGCGCTTCGCTCCGGCCATCGAGGCGATTCGGGAGAAGGCGGGGGAGTTGCGGCGCATGGTCGAGGCCGCGGAGGGAACGGTATCGGGGGTTGCGCGATACCGGGCGCTGTCGCACGTCGGGGTGCTCCGCAAGATGGGGGCCTCTGTCAGTGATGCCGGCGTGGCCTCGCTCGTCGGGGAGTACTCCGCCGCTGTCCGGTCGCCCGCCGACCGTCTCGCCGCCGCGCGCGGGCGCTCGCCGCTACACCTCCTGATCGACATGACCGACGCTGTCAACGGCCTTGCTGACGCACAGCTCGACGCGATGCCGCACCCCGACACTCTCGGCGTGGTCGGCGTGGACGGTGCTGCCCAGCGTGCCGCGATTGCCGAGATGAAGAGCGCGAAGTAACCACGTCGACCCACCGCGCCCGGCCCGTGCCGTGATGGGTGCTGGCCGGGCGCGCTATGTCCGATATGGGGGATGTGCCCCCTTCGGGCTTCCTTGTGGATCGAGATGGCATAGCGGCGCGGGCTCGCTACGTAGCGGCCCCCTGCACACGCAACCCTGCCCTGCGAAGAATGGACGTGCTCCCCGTGCCTGATTCACCGTCGGTCGAGCCGCCGGACGGCCTCAGCGCCGACGCGCTCGACCTCTTCAACGACGTCGTCGAGGAGCAAGGCGACCGCCTCACGGCGTCTCAGTTCGCATCCCTCGTGCAAGCCTGCCGGCTGGTCACCCTCGCGGACCGCGCGGACGTCGAGATTGGCGACCGTTGGATCATCGACGGTTACCGCGGACAGCCCGTAGCTAACCCGCTGGTGTCTGAGGCCCGCATGGCACGCGCCGCCGCCGTTCAGGCGTTGAAGGCCGCCCGCCTCGACGTGAGCACGGCTAGCGCCTCCGCCGCGGGTACGGCTCTGGTGGGCCACCGCTACCGGCGCGGTCGCTGATGCCCCGCCGCACCGCGGGCCGCACAGCCTCGCGCGGCGTGCCGCACGCCGTCTCCGTGGCGCTCGGTGGCGCCGACCTGCCCGCGTTCGCGCCGACGGAGTACGCCGACTGTCCGGCGGCGGGCTGGACGGTCGAGACGTTGCGGGGAGCGGCGGAAGGCTACGCCCGCGAGCACGGCCTACCCTCCGGCGCGGTTCGCGCCGCGTGGCTCGCCTTCGCGACGGCGTACGACCTCGCGACCGGTAACGCCGTCACGGTCGCCCCGGGCGTGCGTCACTACGGCGCCGCGTCCCTCCGCCGCGCGGAGATTCAGGAGCGTTTCAGCGCCCGCTGACGCTCGATAATCCGCCGCCCTATACCGACCTACCCCCGGCCGCTTTTCGGCCGTCCTGAGCCGCTACGTGCCTCGCGCGTGGCGGCTTTTTGCTGCCCCGGATGGGATGACATGAGAAATCGACTACAGGTCGAGTACGCGGGGCGCCGATACACGGTCGACGCCTCCCGCGCCGCGGTACGCGAAGCGACCGCATTGGTAGCCGCTAACCGCCCTATGGCCGCGAGTCGTCGTCTCCTCGGCGATGACGGGTACGTGGCGTTTACCGCGCGGCATCGCACCGTCGGCGAAATGACGGAGTTCCACATCGAGGTTCGCCGCGTCGTGAGGGGCGGTCGATAATGGGCGCGAATGTCGGCTACGCGACCCTGTCCGTCATTCCCAGCGCCCGGGGCTTTGGCCGCCGGCTTCAGCGGGAAATGCGGACCGAAACAGCAAGGGTCAGCGCCGACCAGGGTAAGCGCTTCGGCCGCGACTTTGCCGCCCGCGTCTCGAAGGCGTTCCGTCCGACGACGGCGAAGATGGGTGCCGAATTCGCGGGCGACATCGCGAAGGGCGCCGTTAAGGGCTTCAGTGCGGCCACCGAAGCGGCGAGCAGCTTCGCGAAGTCGGCTAACACGCTTTTGTCGGGGGTCGCTTCGTCTGGCCTCTCGGCGCTTAGCGGCGCTATCTCGACCGGCTCAACCACCGCCGCGACGGGTGGCGCGAATCTCCTCGCGGCTGCCCTCCTCGCTGTGTCCTCCGCAATCCCAGCGGTGGCTATCGGCTTCACCGCACTCGCGCCCGCGGTACTCCTCGCGGGTGGCGCCATGGGTTCGCTCACCACCCTCGCGTTAGGGGGAGCGGGTGCCCTCGCCGTTTTCAAGCTGGGTACACGCGGCTTGGGCGCTGCCTTCTCCGAGTTGAGCGCTGAGGGCAAGGTCAGCGCCGAGACGTTGAAGAAACTCGCCCCAAACGCGCGCAAGTTCGTTAAGGCCGTCGCGTCGCTCCGTAAGCCTTTCGCGGCGCTGTCGAGGAGCGTTCAGAATAAGCTATTCGCGAACATCGGTCGTGACGTCCGCACCCTCGCTAAGCGGTGGCTCCCCGCGCTGAAGCCGGCACTAGGGAACCTCGCCAAACAGTTCAACGGCGTCGGGCGCGCGGTATTCAAGGCCCTTGGTAAGCGAGATTTCATCGCCAACATCAAGGCTGCGCTAGGCGGCTTCGGCGACTTCGTTTCCCGCATCGGTAAGGGCCTGGGGCCGCTAATCGGCGCCATCGGAAAGCTGGGGAAGGCTAGCGTTCCGTTCCTGTCGGCGCTCGGCGACGGTATCGGCGGCGGGTTTGAGAGATTCGCCGCGTGGATTAGCCGCGCCGAGAAGTCCGGTGCCCTGAAGACGTTCATGAGCGACGCCGCTAAGGCGCTGAGGGACATCGGTAACATCGGCCGGCAGGTCATCGGCATCGCGGGCGAGCTGATTAGCACCTTCTTTCCATCCTCGAAGCGCGCCGGGAACACGTTCCTAGGCGGCGTGAATGAGGGACTAGGGCGCGTGCGAGCGTGGCTCGCCGATCCCGAGAATAAGAAGAAGATCCAAGAGTTTATGGATCAGGTCGGCGACTTCGTGAAGAAGATCGTTACGGAGTGGGTGCCGCAAGCAATTGAGTGGACGAAGAAGGTCGGCGGGTGGATCGACAAGGTTGATAACTGGGGTCGAAAGCTCGGCGAGTGGAAGAACCGCGCGTCAACCGCCTTCAGCGACGTATATACGGCGGCGCGAATCTTCGTAAGCGCCATCACTGGCGCCTTCAACGCCATCCTCGACCCGATCCGCAACGCGCAAGCCGCCTTTACCCGACTGCGAACCACGGTCGTTACGCAGCTCAACCGCGCCGTCGCGATCATCGCCGACTTCCCGGGCGTCGTGGCGTCCGTAATGGGCAGCCTGCCGGGGCTGCTCTACAGCGCGGGCGTCAACGCCGTTGCCGGCCTCGTCGGCGGCCTCCTGTCGGGGCGCGGATCGGTGGCGGCTGCCGGCCGCTCTCTGGCGTCCGCCGCCCTGGGCGCCGTGACGCGAGCCCTCGACATTCACTCCCCGTCGCGCGTCATGCGCGAAGTCGGCAAGTTCTTCACCTCCGGCTTCGTACAGGGCATGGTCGGCGGGTCGGCGGAGGTCAAGCGCACCGCCGACAAGATCGCCACCATGGCGGCGAAGGCGTTCCGCCACAAGGGCCTCAGCACGACGGCGACGGACAAGGCCGTCGGCCGGCTCCTGAAGTCCCTCGCGCCGCGTCAGGGCCAGATCAACGCCCTTGCGAAGCGGTGGGACTCGCTGACGTCGAAACTGACCGCGGCGAAGGAGAAGCTCGCCGACGCGATCAAGGCACGCGACGACTTCGCTGGTGGCGTCCGCGACGGGCTCATTTCCGCCGCGTCGATCGCGAGCCTCGAAGCCGGCACGCCGAAGCTCCTCATCGAGAAAATGCGCGACAGCCTCGCGCAGACTCGCGAGTTCGCGGCGGTCCTCAGCGAGCTTCGTCGCCGCGGCCTCAACGACACGTCATACCGGCAACTCGTCGAGGCAGGCGTTGGCAGCCTGGGCACCGCGAAGGCGCTCCTCGACGGCGGCCCGAACGCCGTCCGCGAAGTGAACGCGATTCAGTCGCAGCTCAACTCCGCGGCCTCTTCGCTCGGTGCGACCGCGGCGAAGAACCTCTACCAAGCCGGAGTCGACGCGGCGTCCGGGCTGGTCAAGGGCCTTCAGTCTCAGATCAAGTCGATTGAGTCGGTCATGACTCGCATCGCTGAGGCGATGGTCAAGGCCATCAAGAAGGCGCTCGGCATCAAGTCGCCGTCGCGGGTCTTCCGCCGCCTGGGCGGCTTCGTCGGTGACGGCATGGCGCTCGGCGTCGACCGCTCGCGACCGCGGGTCACGAAGGCCGTCGGTGCGCTAGTGGCGGTTCCCGACGTGCGGCCCGCCCGCCGCGCTATGGCGACGGCGCCAGCACAACCGACGGTCATCAACATGTACAGCACTCAGGCGACCGTCGCCCAGGTGGAGGCGGCGCTCCGGCGCCGGGACACCCTGTTGCGCATTGGCAGGCCCCGGTAAGCGCCGAAACCCTTGCGCCGCAAGGGAAACGCCCCCGTCTCCGGTACTCCGGCGGCGGGGGCGCTTCGGCGTAACTACACCACCCCTACCGGGCAGGTCAAGCCGTTGGGGCCAATACCACAATATCCGCTAGGGTTCTTCGTCGGCGCCAGGTACTGCTGGTGGTAGTCCTCGGCGAAGTAGTAGTCACCGAGCCGGTCGATCTCCGTGGTGATCTCACCCTTGCCGGCGCGCGCCACGATCGGCGCGAACGCGTCCCGCGACGCCTCGGCGATCGCCAGCTGCTCGTCGGTGGTGGCGTAGATCGTCGACCGGTACTGGGTGCCCACGTCGTTGCCCTGGCGCATGCCCTGGGTCGGGTCGTGGTTCTCCCAGAAGACCTTGAGCAGGTCCTCGTACCCGATCCGGGCGGGGTCGTAGACCACCTGGACCACCTCGGCGTGCCCGGTCCGGCCCGAGCAGACCTCCTCGTACGTCGGGTTCGGGGTGCTCCCGCCCGCGTAGCCGACGGAGGTGGTGAGCACGCCGGGCAGCGTCCAGAACAGCCGCTCGGCGCCCCAGAAGCAGCCCATCCCGAAGACGGCGACCTGCGAGCCCTCCGGGAACGGCCCCTTCAGCGGCGAGCCGAGGACCTCGTGCCGGTCGCTGATCGGCATCGCGATCGCGCGGCCGGGCAGAGCCTGGTCGGGGGTGGGAAGTTCGGCCTTCATGCGGCGAAGGAACACGGTGCGACTCCTCTCGTACCTCTCCCCGCGCACAACACCGCCGGGCACCCGTTCCTTACCCGCCCCGGCCAGCCTCAGCCCGGGGCGCGGGCGGAACTTCGGGCGGCACGGCGGTTCGGGGTGCGCCGACGGTCGTGATCGGTCAGAGGGCGGCGGCGATGCGCTCAGCGTACGAGGTGGCCTCCGCGTCGTCGAGGTAGCGCGTGCGGGGCCAGAAGAAGCCGCGCAGCCCGTCGCCCTTCGTCCGCGGCACGACGTGGGTGTGCAGGTGCGGGACGGACTGGGACACCCGGTTGTTCATCGCCACGAACGTCCCACCCGCCCCCAGACCGGACTCGACCGCCACGGCGAGCCGCTGGACCAGCCCGAAGTAGCCGGCGAGGGCGTCGGCGGGCAGCTCCGCCAGGGTCACCAGGTGGGTACGCGGCACGACCAGCACGTGCCCCCGGAACACGGGCCGGGTGTCCAGGAACCCCACGCCCTCCGGCGCGTCGACCACCCGGAACGCGGGCGCCCCGCCCGCCACGATCCCGCAGAACACGCACCCGCCCATCGGGGCCAGGGTAGTCCCGGTGCGTGCCGTGCGGGCCCTGACCTACCCGGACATGTCTGGATGGGCCCTGCGGATGTCCGGCCGGGTTGGGCCCACCAGGCGGGACGGGCGGACTAACGTCTCGGGAATGAGTCACGGCTTCGAGACGCTCGCCATCCACGCCGGTCAGGACCCCGAGGCCCGCACCGGTGCGGTGATCCCGCCCATCTACCAGACCAGCACCTACGCCCAGGACGCCGTCGGCGCGCCCCGGCAGGGCTACGAGTACAGCCGCTCCGGCAACCCCACCCGCGACGCCCTGCAGGAGTGCCTCGCCGCGCTGGAGGGCGGGTCCGTCGGGCTCGCGTTCGCCAGCGGCCTGGCCGCGGAGGACACCCTGCTGCGCACCGTCTGCAAGCCGGGCGACCACGTGGTCATCCCCGACGACGCGTACGGCGGCACGTACCGGCTCTTCGCCAAGGTGGCCGAGCGCTGGGGTCTCGACTTCACCCCGGCCAAGGTGTCCGACCCGGCCGCGGTGCGGGACGCGATCCGCCCCACGACGAAGATCGTCTGGGTGGAGACGCCGACCAACCCGCTGCTCGGCATCGCCGACATCGCCGCCCTGGCCGCCGTCACCCACGACAAGAACGCGCTGCTGGTCGTCGACAACACGTTCGCCTCGCCGTACCTGCAGCAGCCGCTGGCTTTCGGCGCCGACGTGGTCGTCCACTCGACCACGAAGTACATCGGCGGGCACTCCGACGTGGTCGGCGGCGCCCTGGTCGTGGCCGACGCCGGGCTCGGGGACGGGCTGCGCTACCACCAGAACGCGATGGGCGCGGTCAACGGGCCGTTCGACGCCTGGCTCACCCTGCGCGGCATCAAGACCCTCGGCGTACGCATGGACCGGCACTGCGACAACGCCGAGCGGATCGCGGCGTACCTGGACGGGCACGCCAAGGTCGCCCAGGTGCTCTACCCCGGCCTGCCGTCCCACCCCGGCCACGAGACGGCCGCAAAGCAGATGCGCCGGTTCGGTGGGATGATCTCCTTCCGGGCCGCCGGCGGCGAGGAGCACGCCGTGGAGATCTGCAACCGGGCCAAGCTCTTCGTGCTCGCCGAGTCCCTCGGCGGCGTGGAGTCGCTCATCGAGCACCCCGGTCGCATGACACACGCGAGTGCCGCCGGCTCGCCGCTTGAAGTTCCCGGCGATCTCGTGCGACTGTCTGTCGGCATCGAGACGGTCGACGACCTGCTCGCCGACCTGGAGCAGGCGCTGGGCTGACCGCTTGGCTGGGGAGGGTGGCCGTGCAGGACATCATGCCGACCTGGGTGGGGGCGACCGCGAAGCAGATCGCCCGGGGCGTACGCCGGGGGGACATCTCCGCCACCCAGGTCGTGGCGGACCACCTCGAACACGTGGCCCGCGCCGACGCCGACCTCGCCGCGTTTCGGACGGTGCGCGGCGGGGAGGCGATCACCGAGGCGGAGAAGGTCGACGAGCAGGAGGACCTGGCGAACCTGCCGCTGGCCGGGGTGCCGGTGGCGGTGAAGGAGAACACCCCGGTCGCCGGCCTGCCCACCTGGAACGGCTCGGCCGCCGTGCGTACCCCGGTGGCGGAGGCCGACCACGAGGTGGTCCGGCGGCTGCGCGGCGCGGGCGCGGTGATCCTCGGGGCGACCCGGATGCCGGAGCTGGGCCTGTGGGCCGTCACCGACGACGACACCGCCGTCACCCGCAACCCGTGGGACCCCCGGCGCACCCCCGGCGGCTCCTCCGGCGGCGCGGCGGCGGCCGTGGCCGGCGGGCTGGTGCCGATGGCACACGGCAACGACGGCCTCGGCTCGATCCGCATCCCGGCGGCCTGCTGCGGTCTGGTCGGGCTCAAGCCCGGCCGGGGTGTGGTGCCGTGCCGGCTCGGCGCGGACGACTGGTTCGGCCTGACCGAGCACGGCGTCCTCGCCGGCACGGTGGCCGACGCGGCGGTCGGCTTCCAGGTGCTGGCCGGCCACCGCCCCGAGAAGCTGGTGCCGCCGCAGCGGCTGCGGGTCGGGGTCTCCCTGCGCTCCCCGGTGCGCGGCGTCTCGCCCGACGCCCCGAACCGCGACGCCGTCGCCGCCGCCGGCCGGCTGCTGGCCGCCGCCGGGCACGACACCGTCCCCGCCGACCCGGTGTACCCGACCGCGCTCGGCCTCCAGGGCATCGCCACCTGGTTCGCCGCGGCCGCCGCCGACGTGCGGGCCAGCGGCCTCGACCGCCGACGACTCCAGCGGCGCAGCCGGCGGCACGTCGCGTTGGGGGAGTGGGCGCAACGCCGGGGGTACGTCCGGCAGGCCGACCGCGCCGCCTGGCGGGAGCGCTCGATCGGGTTCTTCGCCGACCACTCCGTCGACCTGCTGCTCACCCCGGCGCTGGCCGGCCCGCCGCCGGAGGCCATGGCCTGGTCGGGCCGG is part of the Micromonospora olivasterospora genome and encodes:
- a CDS encoding cystathionine gamma-synthase, translating into MSHGFETLAIHAGQDPEARTGAVIPPIYQTSTYAQDAVGAPRQGYEYSRSGNPTRDALQECLAALEGGSVGLAFASGLAAEDTLLRTVCKPGDHVVIPDDAYGGTYRLFAKVAERWGLDFTPAKVSDPAAVRDAIRPTTKIVWVETPTNPLLGIADIAALAAVTHDKNALLVVDNTFASPYLQQPLAFGADVVVHSTTKYIGGHSDVVGGALVVADAGLGDGLRYHQNAMGAVNGPFDAWLTLRGIKTLGVRMDRHCDNAERIAAYLDGHAKVAQVLYPGLPSHPGHETAAKQMRRFGGMISFRAAGGEEHAVEICNRAKLFVLAESLGGVESLIEHPGRMTHASAAGSPLEVPGDLVRLSVGIETVDDLLADLEQALG
- the msrA gene encoding peptide-methionine (S)-S-oxide reductase MsrA, which encodes MFLRRMKAELPTPDQALPGRAIAMPISDRHEVLGSPLKGPFPEGSQVAVFGMGCFWGAERLFWTLPGVLTTSVGYAGGSTPNPTYEEVCSGRTGHAEVVQVVYDPARIGYEDLLKVFWENHDPTQGMRQGNDVGTQYRSTIYATTDEQLAIAEASRDAFAPIVARAGKGEITTEIDRLGDYYFAEDYHQQYLAPTKNPSGYCGIGPNGLTCPVGVV
- a CDS encoding amidase translates to MAVQDIMPTWVGATAKQIARGVRRGDISATQVVADHLEHVARADADLAAFRTVRGGEAITEAEKVDEQEDLANLPLAGVPVAVKENTPVAGLPTWNGSAAVRTPVAEADHEVVRRLRGAGAVILGATRMPELGLWAVTDDDTAVTRNPWDPRRTPGGSSGGAAAAVAGGLVPMAHGNDGLGSIRIPAACCGLVGLKPGRGVVPCRLGADDWFGLTEHGVLAGTVADAAVGFQVLAGHRPEKLVPPQRLRVGVSLRSPVRGVSPDAPNRDAVAAAGRLLAAAGHDTVPADPVYPTALGLQGIATWFAAAAADVRASGLDRRRLQRRSRRHVALGEWAQRRGYVRQADRAAWRERSIGFFADHSVDLLLTPALAGPPPEAMAWSGRSWLANMRANIRYAPYAAPWNIAGLPALVVPVGRRPDGLPVAVQLVGPPGSELLLLGVAGQFEMQAPWARHAPGYPRVGTGSPAVA
- a CDS encoding HIT family protein; amino-acid sequence: MGGCVFCGIVAGGAPAFRVVDAPEGVGFLDTRPVFRGHVLVVPRTHLVTLAELPADALAGYFGLVQRLAVAVESGLGAGGTFVAMNNRVSQSVPHLHTHVVPRTKGDGLRGFFWPRTRYLDDAEATSYAERIAAAL